The proteins below come from a single Gammaproteobacteria bacterium genomic window:
- the secA gene encoding preprotein translocase subunit SecA, translated as MLSKISRTLFGSRNDRIIKKLKQRVTRINQFEPEMQALDDSQLQQKTGQLKQRFADGETLEQLLDEAFAVCREASVRALDMRHYDVQLIGGMILHNNQITEMRTGEGKTLVATLPAYLNALSGKGVHIVTVNDYLAERDAEWMGKIYNFLGLSVGVVLSTMDYAGKREAYAADITYGTNNQFGFDYMHDNLCFSLEERVQRELNYAIVDEVDSILIDEARTPLIISGQASDSSDLYSRINKVIPRLTRVEEEDGPGDYSLDEKSKQAFLTESGHDTAEQLMIESGLLGEGESLYDAANIALVHHLNAGLRAHAIYSRDVDYIVQDGAIVIVDEFTGRTMPGRRWSEGLHQAIEAKEGVSIQHENQTIASITFQNYFRLYNKLAGMTGTADTEAFEFQQIYGLEVVVVPTNQPMIREDYGDLIYLTVREKFEAIIEDIRDCVGRGQPVLVGTTSVETSEYLSGLLDKVKIKHQILNAKQHEREAMIIADAGMPGKVTIATNMAGRGTDIVLGGNLEVQSKDLAQDQQDQRDKLNTEWQQLHDQVIEAGGLHIIGTERHESRRIDNQLRGRSGRQGDPGSSRFYLSMEDSLMRIFASEKVAGLMQRLGMEEGEAIEHPWVSRAIENAQRKVEAHNFDIRKQLLQYDDVANDQRKVIYQQRDDLLHSESITEAIGNMRKDVLQGTFLAHIPPNSIDEQWDISGLEQILANEFGVELPIQSWLDSEDQITDDDIYERILEQFEKSYQAKADMLGEELLIRLEKEITLMILDRHWKDHLAAMDYLRQGIGLRGYAQKNPVQEYKRESFEMFTSMLEGINYEVIQALTRVQIRGEEQVAALEQSHEPDQDIKMEHASAQNPLNVSQPQEEQHQPYVRKERKVGRNEPCWCGSGKKFKQCHGKL; from the coding sequence ATGTTGTCTAAAATCTCAAGAACATTATTCGGCAGTCGTAACGACCGAATCATCAAGAAACTCAAGCAGCGCGTCACCCGGATAAATCAGTTCGAACCGGAAATGCAGGCTCTCGATGATAGTCAGCTGCAGCAAAAAACCGGGCAACTCAAACAGCGATTTGCGGACGGCGAAACCCTGGAACAGCTGCTCGACGAGGCATTTGCAGTCTGTCGCGAGGCGTCGGTGCGGGCCCTCGACATGCGGCATTACGACGTGCAGCTGATAGGCGGCATGATTCTGCACAATAACCAAATCACTGAAATGCGTACGGGTGAGGGTAAAACGCTGGTGGCAACCCTGCCTGCCTATCTAAATGCGCTCAGTGGTAAAGGTGTCCATATCGTTACCGTAAACGATTACCTGGCGGAGCGTGATGCCGAATGGATGGGAAAAATTTACAACTTTCTCGGTTTAAGCGTCGGCGTTGTCTTAAGCACCATGGATTATGCCGGCAAGCGCGAGGCCTACGCTGCCGACATTACCTACGGTACCAATAATCAGTTCGGATTCGATTACATGCATGACAATTTATGCTTTTCGCTGGAAGAGCGCGTGCAGCGAGAGTTGAATTACGCGATTGTCGACGAAGTCGATTCGATTCTGATCGATGAGGCCCGCACACCGCTGATCATATCCGGACAGGCCAGTGACAGCTCCGATCTGTATTCCCGAATCAACAAGGTAATTCCGCGCCTGACCCGGGTCGAGGAGGAGGACGGTCCCGGCGATTACAGCCTTGACGAAAAATCCAAGCAGGCATTTTTAACCGAGTCAGGTCATGATACGGCGGAGCAACTGATGATTGAGTCCGGTCTGCTCGGCGAGGGAGAAAGCCTCTATGATGCGGCAAATATCGCACTTGTCCATCATCTCAATGCCGGTCTTCGAGCACACGCCATATACTCCCGCGATGTTGACTATATCGTGCAAGACGGTGCGATCGTTATCGTCGATGAATTTACCGGGCGCACCATGCCGGGCAGGCGCTGGTCAGAGGGTCTGCACCAGGCGATTGAAGCCAAGGAAGGGGTCAGTATCCAGCATGAAAACCAGACGATTGCGTCGATTACCTTTCAAAATTACTTCAGGTTGTATAACAAGCTTGCCGGTATGACCGGTACTGCCGACACCGAGGCTTTCGAATTCCAGCAGATATATGGACTTGAAGTCGTCGTGGTCCCCACCAATCAGCCGATGATTCGTGAAGATTATGGTGATTTGATTTATCTGACGGTGCGCGAGAAATTTGAAGCGATTATCGAAGATATCCGCGACTGTGTCGGCCGCGGTCAACCGGTGCTGGTCGGTACCACCTCGGTCGAAACCTCTGAGTATCTTTCCGGGTTACTCGACAAGGTCAAAATTAAACACCAGATACTGAACGCCAAGCAGCATGAGCGCGAAGCGATGATTATCGCCGATGCGGGTATGCCCGGAAAAGTTACCATCGCCACCAACATGGCGGGGCGTGGAACCGATATTGTACTGGGGGGAAATCTCGAAGTTCAGTCGAAAGATCTCGCGCAAGACCAGCAGGACCAGCGCGATAAGCTGAACACCGAATGGCAACAGCTGCATGACCAGGTAATCGAAGCGGGCGGATTGCATATTATTGGTACCGAGCGGCACGAATCCCGACGTATCGATAATCAATTGCGTGGCCGGTCGGGACGCCAGGGCGATCCGGGTTCATCTCGATTTTACCTGTCGATGGAAGACAGCCTGATGCGCATATTTGCATCGGAAAAGGTAGCAGGCCTGATGCAAAGACTGGGCATGGAAGAGGGTGAAGCGATTGAGCATCCCTGGGTGAGCCGGGCGATTGAAAATGCACAGCGCAAGGTCGAGGCCCACAACTTTGATATTCGTAAACAGTTACTACAGTACGATGATGTTGCCAACGATCAGCGCAAGGTTATCTACCAGCAGCGCGATGACCTGTTGCATAGTGAAAGCATTACCGAGGCGATTGGCAATATGCGTAAGGATGTCCTGCAGGGCACATTTCTGGCGCATATACCGCCAAATAGTATTGATGAGCAGTGGGATATTTCGGGTCTGGAGCAGATTTTAGCGAATGAGTTCGGTGTTGAATTACCGATTCAGAGCTGGCTCGACAGTGAAGATCAAATTACCGATGATGACATCTACGAACGCATTCTCGAACAGTTTGAAAAATCTTACCAGGCCAAGGCTGATATGCTGGGCGAGGAATTACTGATCCGCCTCGAAAAAGAGATTACATTGATGATTCTCGATCGTCACTGGAAAGACCATCTGGCGGCAATGGATTACCTGCGCCAGGGCATCGGTTTACGTGGCTATGCGCAGAAAAACCCGGTCCAGGAGTACAAGCGTGAATCATTCGAAATGTTCACCAGCATGCTCGAAGGAATTAACTACGAGGTTATCCAGGCCCTGACCCGGGTGCAGATTCGAGGCGAGGAACAGGTTGCAGCCCTGGAGCAAAGCCATGAGCCCGATCAGGATATAAAAATGGAGCATGCCAGCGCACAGAATCCGCTAAATGTATCGCAACCCCAGGAAGAGCAACATCAACCCTACGTGCGCAAGGAGCGCAAGGTGGGTCGCAATGAACCCTGCTGGTGCGGCTCGGGTAAAAAGTTCAAACAGTGCCACGGTAAACTCTGA
- the argJ gene encoding bifunctional glutamate N-acetyltransferase/amino-acid acetyltransferase ArgJ, which translates to MAVGLKAPGKLYPVRGIRLSAAHSGIKQNSELKDLVLIETAAGSSVAAVFTRNRFCAAPVTVARRHLAKMPAPRYLLINSGNANAGTGDLGIDDAVGSCAAVADVANVNSDTVLPFSTGVIATPLPRQKIVDAVPSLYASLAPDNWLPAAEGIMTTDTLPKAFSTQLMFGENTVSITGISKGSGMIKPDMATMLSYVATDALIETGELQSILRRVVASSFNSITVDGDTSTNDACVLIATGASGQRVSIENDDFVAALTQLFEQLAQAIIRDAEGATKFVEIEVLQARDGADAREVADCIAHSPLVKTALFASDPNWGRILAAIGRARVDNLDIESVDLYLGDTCLLRQGLPDPTYTEASGQAAMDGEEIKIRVNLNQGDASARIWTSDLSYEYVRINAEYRS; encoded by the coding sequence ATGGCCGTTGGATTGAAAGCGCCGGGAAAGCTGTATCCAGTCAGGGGTATCCGTCTGAGCGCTGCTCACAGTGGTATCAAGCAAAACAGTGAACTCAAGGACCTCGTGCTGATTGAGACCGCGGCAGGTTCGAGCGTCGCTGCCGTGTTTACCCGTAATCGCTTTTGCGCTGCCCCGGTGACGGTCGCACGTCGGCACCTGGCGAAAATGCCTGCGCCTCGTTACCTGCTGATAAATTCCGGTAACGCGAATGCCGGCACCGGTGATCTCGGAATCGATGACGCTGTTGGTAGCTGCGCCGCTGTTGCCGATGTCGCCAATGTAAACTCCGACACCGTCCTGCCGTTTTCCACCGGCGTCATTGCGACTCCTTTACCAAGGCAGAAAATCGTTGATGCGGTTCCGTCTTTATATGCATCGCTTGCTCCCGATAACTGGTTGCCGGCGGCAGAAGGGATAATGACCACCGATACCTTGCCGAAAGCTTTCAGCACGCAACTGATGTTTGGCGAAAACACGGTTTCGATAACCGGGATATCGAAGGGCTCGGGCATGATCAAGCCGGATATGGCGACCATGCTGAGTTATGTTGCGACCGACGCCCTGATCGAAACAGGTGAATTGCAGAGCATCCTGCGGCGGGTCGTGGCGAGTTCATTCAACTCGATCACGGTCGATGGTGACACCTCGACCAACGATGCCTGCGTGCTGATTGCAACCGGTGCCAGCGGTCAACGAGTATCGATCGAAAACGACGATTTTGTCGCTGCCCTGACACAGTTGTTCGAGCAGCTTGCTCAGGCGATTATTCGCGATGCAGAAGGTGCTACCAAATTCGTTGAAATCGAAGTGCTGCAGGCACGGGACGGGGCTGATGCGCGGGAAGTCGCAGACTGTATTGCCCATTCACCGCTGGTCAAGACCGCACTGTTTGCATCGGATCCCAACTGGGGTCGAATCCTGGCCGCTATCGGTCGCGCCCGGGTTGATAATCTCGACATCGAGTCCGTGGATCTCTATCTTGGGGATACCTGCCTGTTGCGGCAAGGTCTGCCTGATCCCACATATACGGAAGCCAGCGGGCAGGCGGCGATGGATGGTGAGGAAATAAAGATAAGGGTCAATTTGAATCAGGGGGACGCGAGCGCAAGGATCTGGACCTCGGATTTGTCTTACGAATATGTCAGGATAAATGCCGAATACCGCAGCTGA
- a CDS encoding (deoxy)nucleoside triphosphate pyrophosphohydrolase: MPNTAAENFVINPARISGDYIHVVAALIWKQPDREQFLIAQRQKGKHLEDYWEFPGGKLESHESPWQGLQRELAEEVNIQIIRALPFMQVYYRYPDRNILLDTWSVEEYQGEIISREQQAISWVDLIQVDNFRFPPADIPILEAIKNSGIAGT, from the coding sequence ATGCCGAATACCGCAGCTGAAAACTTCGTCATCAATCCTGCCAGGATTAGCGGCGATTACATCCATGTTGTCGCGGCACTCATCTGGAAACAGCCGGATCGTGAACAGTTTCTGATCGCGCAACGCCAGAAGGGCAAGCACCTGGAGGACTACTGGGAGTTTCCGGGCGGCAAACTGGAATCGCATGAGTCGCCCTGGCAGGGCCTGCAACGCGAACTCGCCGAAGAAGTTAATATACAGATAATCAGGGCATTACCCTTCATGCAGGTTTATTATCGTTATCCCGATCGCAACATTTTGCTCGATACCTGGTCGGTCGAAGAATACCAGGGAGAGATAATATCCAGAGAACAACAGGCAATCAGTTGGGTCGATTTGATTCAGGTCGATAACTTTCGTTTTCCACCCGCCGATATTCCGATTCTCGAGGCTATAAAGAACAGCGGGATAGCTGGAACTTAA
- the zapD gene encoding cell division protein ZapD, giving the protein MSPKYQIFEQPLNERIRMCLRVETLMKRFHYFETLKGDWSAYSALLTVLELTALLERGDLKQELMKELERQHSSLKALSKHQGIDHSKLDLILSKQKNSLDQLHKLDGKLGEHLKRVDFLLGIKQRISIPGGTCDFDLPQLRFWLNQTHEERLSDLHEWIAPYARLEQVIDLILTTIRDSASAKAVVAEKGFYQQSLDTKQSTQLIRIGVDTSKLIYPEISAGKHRYSVRFMQVTPGDTLATQVKEDVKFQLSRCSL; this is encoded by the coding sequence ATGTCGCCTAAATACCAGATTTTCGAGCAGCCATTAAACGAGCGCATCCGCATGTGCCTGCGTGTCGAGACCCTGATGAAACGCTTTCATTACTTCGAGACATTAAAAGGTGACTGGAGTGCCTACAGCGCGTTGCTGACAGTACTCGAACTTACCGCGCTGCTGGAACGCGGCGATTTGAAACAGGAGTTGATGAAAGAACTCGAGCGACAGCACAGTTCTCTCAAGGCGCTGTCAAAACACCAGGGCATTGATCATTCAAAGCTGGATCTGATACTAAGCAAACAAAAGAACTCTCTCGATCAATTGCACAAGCTTGATGGGAAACTGGGCGAGCATTTGAAACGCGTTGATTTTCTGCTTGGTATAAAACAGCGTATCTCGATTCCGGGAGGCACCTGTGACTTTGATCTGCCGCAACTGCGATTCTGGCTCAATCAAACCCACGAGGAACGACTCTCGGACCTGCATGAATGGATAGCACCCTATGCCAGACTGGAACAGGTTATCGATCTGATTTTGACAACCATTCGCGACAGTGCCTCGGCTAAAGCAGTGGTCGCCGAAAAGGGATTCTACCAACAGTCGCTGGATACAAAGCAATCAACACAATTGATTCGCATCGGCGTTGACACCAGTAAACTGATATATCCGGAGATCAGTGCCGGTAAACATCGATACTCGGTAAGGTTTATGCAGGTCACTCCCGGGGACACATTGGCTACCCAGGTCAAGGAAGATGTTAAGTTCCAGCTATCCCGCTGTTCTTTATAG
- the coaE gene encoding dephospho-CoA kinase (Dephospho-CoA kinase (CoaE) performs the final step in coenzyme A biosynthesis.), giving the protein MFAVGLTGGIASGKTRISNLFAELGVPVIDTDVISRKLLEPGELAYQQVCSHFGSDILDADERIDRTRLRKIVFTAADEKSWLETMLHPLIYQRSHEAVLEHSRASYVLVVIPLLFETNFQSLVDRILVVDCPPEVQIERLVKRDNIDEDLARKMISQQLGNSARLARAHDVIDNRSNDSDLRSQVESLHQAYLEQSADR; this is encoded by the coding sequence ATGTTTGCAGTCGGACTAACCGGTGGTATCGCCTCAGGCAAGACCAGGATCAGTAACCTGTTTGCCGAACTCGGGGTACCGGTTATTGATACCGACGTCATCAGTCGAAAACTGCTGGAGCCCGGCGAACTTGCCTACCAGCAGGTTTGTTCTCATTTTGGCAGTGATATCCTGGACGCCGATGAGCGAATCGACCGGACCAGGTTACGCAAGATTGTTTTCACTGCGGCGGATGAAAAATCATGGCTGGAAACCATGCTGCATCCATTGATTTATCAACGCAGTCATGAGGCAGTGCTCGAACACTCGCGAGCGAGTTACGTGCTGGTGGTCATTCCGCTGTTATTCGAAACAAACTTTCAATCACTGGTCGATCGCATCCTGGTCGTGGATTGCCCACCCGAGGTGCAAATCGAACGCCTGGTTAAACGCGACAACATCGATGAGGATCTGGCCCGCAAGATGATTTCCCAGCAACTTGGCAACTCAGCGAGACTGGCCCGGGCCCACGACGTTATCGATAACCGGAGCAATGACAGTGACCTCCGTTCTCAGGTCGAATCCCTGCACCAGGCCTACCTGGAACAATCTGCAGACCGGTGA
- a CDS encoding A24 family peptidase, whose translation MFVFGAVVGSFLNVVIYRLPVMMQREWRQDCLEFLEQPDAAEPEKFNLSTPRSRCSNCGHQITALENIPIISYLVLGGKCSDCKAGISLQYPLVELFTGLLSVVVGWHFGVSLQALAALLLTWCLIAASGIDIGHKLLPDSITLPLLWLGILLSLFNVFISLETSVIGVMAGYLSLWSVFMMFKLVTGKEGMGYGDFKLLAMLGAWLGWKPLFVVILTSSAVGAVVGITMIVLKKTERSTQIPFGPYLAAAGWLTLLWGDELMLFYNSLFEL comes from the coding sequence CTGTTTGTGTTTGGTGCCGTTGTCGGTAGTTTCCTGAACGTCGTCATTTATCGCCTGCCGGTCATGATGCAGCGCGAATGGCGCCAGGACTGTCTCGAGTTCCTGGAACAACCCGATGCGGCCGAGCCCGAGAAATTCAACCTGAGTACACCTCGTTCGCGTTGTAGTAACTGCGGACATCAAATCACCGCGCTGGAAAACATCCCGATCATCAGTTACCTTGTGCTCGGTGGCAAATGCTCGGACTGCAAGGCCGGGATCTCCCTGCAATACCCGCTGGTCGAACTGTTTACTGGCCTGTTATCGGTGGTTGTCGGCTGGCACTTCGGCGTTAGTCTGCAGGCCCTTGCAGCCCTCCTCCTGACCTGGTGCCTTATCGCGGCAAGCGGCATCGATATTGGTCATAAACTCCTGCCGGACTCGATCACGCTACCCCTGCTGTGGTTGGGTATTCTGCTTTCGCTATTCAACGTTTTTATCAGTCTCGAAACCAGCGTGATCGGGGTGATGGCCGGTTATTTGAGTTTGTGGTCTGTGTTTATGATGTTCAAATTGGTAACTGGCAAGGAAGGCATGGGGTACGGAGATTTTAAACTACTCGCCATGCTGGGTGCCTGGCTGGGATGGAAACCGCTCTTCGTCGTCATCCTGACTTCGTCGGCGGTAGGCGCCGTGGTCGGCATTACCATGATCGTATTAAAGAAAACCGAGCGCAGTACCCAGATACCGTTTGGTCCTTACCTCGCCGCGGCCGGGTGGTTGACGCTATTATGGGGTGACGAGTTGATGCTTTTCTATAACTCACTGTTTGAACTCTAG
- a CDS encoding type II secretion system F family protein, whose translation MAAKAATAEKVEFTYEGTNRGGSKVKGEIFALSDTLAKNELRKQGINPLKVKKKPKPLFGGAAKPEPADIAIFARQIATMMQAGVPLVQSFEIIGQGNDKQSMQKLILAIKSEVEGGVSLAEALSKHPLYFDPLFINLVNAGEQSGALETMLDKLATYKEKVEALKAKVKKALFYPIAVLIVAFIVTVILLVFVVPQFEELFQSFGADLPALTKFVINLSEFMQQWWWVIAGSIAGGVYLLLRIKKTSPKMQEAFDRFALKAPVIGEITTKSAIARFSRTLETMSAAGVPLVEAMDSVAGATGNIIYHNASLKIKDEVSQGTQLQTSMRNTGLFPNMAIQMVSIGEEAGSLDAMLAKVADFYETEVDNAVDALTSLLEPIIMAVLGVLVGGLIVAMYLPIFKLGSVV comes from the coding sequence ATGGCAGCGAAAGCAGCAACAGCAGAAAAAGTCGAATTTACATACGAGGGCACCAATCGAGGTGGCTCGAAGGTAAAAGGCGAGATATTCGCGCTCAGCGATACCCTCGCGAAAAATGAACTGCGCAAACAGGGTATCAACCCGCTCAAGGTCAAGAAAAAGCCGAAGCCGTTATTCGGTGGTGCCGCAAAGCCCGAGCCCGCCGATATCGCCATCTTTGCCCGCCAGATTGCAACCATGATGCAGGCCGGCGTGCCGTTGGTCCAATCTTTTGAAATTATTGGGCAGGGCAATGATAAGCAATCGATGCAGAAGCTGATCCTTGCCATCAAATCCGAAGTGGAAGGCGGCGTGTCTTTGGCTGAAGCCCTTTCCAAGCATCCGCTGTATTTCGATCCACTCTTTATCAACCTGGTCAATGCCGGTGAACAATCGGGTGCGCTGGAAACCATGCTCGACAAGCTGGCGACCTACAAGGAGAAAGTCGAGGCGCTGAAGGCCAAGGTCAAAAAGGCCCTTTTCTATCCAATAGCGGTACTGATAGTAGCTTTTATCGTAACCGTAATTCTGCTGGTATTCGTGGTACCTCAGTTCGAGGAACTGTTCCAGTCATTCGGCGCTGATTTACCGGCGCTGACTAAATTTGTTATTAATTTATCCGAGTTCATGCAGCAATGGTGGTGGGTCATTGCGGGCAGTATTGCCGGTGGTGTTTACCTGTTGCTCAGGATCAAGAAGACCTCCCCCAAAATGCAGGAAGCTTTCGATCGATTCGCGTTAAAAGCCCCGGTAATTGGAGAAATCACCACCAAGTCTGCCATTGCCAGGTTTTCGCGCACGCTGGAAACCATGTCCGCAGCGGGTGTACCGCTGGTCGAAGCGATGGATTCAGTAGCAGGCGCGACCGGTAATATCATCTACCACAATGCAAGCCTGAAGATTAAGGACGAAGTTTCACAAGGCACCCAATTGCAAACCTCGATGCGCAATACCGGGCTGTTTCCAAACATGGCGATCCAGATGGTGTCTATCGGTGAAGAAGCGGGTTCGCTCGATGCGATGCTGGCTAAAGTTGCTGACTTTTACGAGACCGAGGTTGATAACGCGGTCGACGCATTAACCTCGCTGCTCGAACCCATCATCATGGCGGTGCTGGGTGTGCTCGTCGGCGGATTAATCGTCGCGATGTACCTGCCGATCTTCAAGCTGGGTTCGGTGGTTTAA
- the pilB gene encoding type IV-A pilus assembly ATPase PilB, translated as MAATNMNLTGIARKLVMDNHLDEAAAIEAVENANKESIQLGSYLVQKNIVPSNVVAMISSQEFGLPVFDLSVMDTEMGAFNLVEEKLIGKLNAVPLFKRGNRLFIAISSPTNTQALDEFKFATGLSTEPVLVQEDQLAEFIEKAVSAMDTGMEDMLDDDLADLDIGAEEEEQQAASAVDAEDAPVVKYVNKILLDAINKGASDIHFEPYEKRYRVRYRIDGILSEVASPPINIAAKLTARVKVMSRMDISERRVPQDGRIKLKLSKKRAIDFRVNTCPTLFGEKVVLRILDPSSAQLGIDALGYEPEQKKLYMDALANPYGMILVTGPTGSGKTVSLYTGLNILNEPETNISTAEDPAEINLEGINQVNVNDKVGLTFAEALKAFLRQDPDVIMVGEIRDLETAGIAIKAAQTGHLVLSTLHTNDAPQTLTRLMNMGVPAFNIATSVSLIIAQRLGRRLCGDCKTVDDLPKEVLVKEGFTKEDLGEDFKIYKAVGCDKCTGGYKGRVGIYQVMGISEEMGRLIMGGANSIDLADQARKEGIDDLRRSALKKVKQGLISLEEANRVTKD; from the coding sequence ATGGCCGCAACCAACATGAATCTGACCGGGATCGCGCGCAAGCTGGTGATGGATAATCACCTCGATGAAGCTGCTGCAATCGAGGCGGTTGAAAACGCGAATAAGGAAAGTATTCAACTCGGCAGCTACCTGGTGCAGAAGAATATTGTGCCGTCGAACGTTGTAGCGATGATTTCATCGCAGGAATTCGGCCTGCCCGTGTTCGATTTATCCGTCATGGATACCGAGATGGGCGCATTCAACCTGGTCGAAGAAAAACTGATCGGCAAGCTTAACGCGGTACCGTTATTCAAACGTGGCAACCGCCTGTTCATCGCAATTTCGAGCCCGACCAATACCCAGGCTCTCGACGAATTCAAATTTGCAACCGGACTCTCCACCGAACCGGTGCTGGTTCAGGAAGACCAGCTCGCCGAATTCATCGAAAAAGCAGTCAGTGCGATGGATACCGGGATGGAGGATATGCTTGACGACGATCTTGCAGATCTCGATATCGGCGCTGAGGAAGAGGAACAGCAGGCGGCCAGTGCTGTCGACGCCGAAGACGCGCCGGTTGTTAAATACGTCAACAAGATTCTGCTCGATGCGATCAACAAGGGCGCCTCGGACATACACTTCGAACCCTACGAAAAACGCTACCGCGTGCGTTATCGTATCGATGGCATTTTGTCGGAAGTCGCATCGCCACCGATCAACATCGCCGCCAAGTTAACCGCCCGTGTTAAAGTCATGTCACGCATGGATATCTCCGAGCGACGCGTACCACAGGACGGTCGTATCAAGCTCAAGCTGTCGAAGAAGCGCGCCATCGACTTTCGTGTTAACACCTGTCCGACACTGTTCGGGGAAAAAGTGGTACTGCGTATTCTTGATCCGTCAAGCGCGCAGCTCGGAATCGACGCGCTGGGATACGAACCCGAACAAAAAAAGCTTTACATGGATGCGCTGGCCAATCCCTACGGCATGATCCTGGTAACCGGCCCAACTGGTAGTGGTAAAACGGTTTCGCTATATACGGGTCTCAATATCCTCAACGAACCAGAAACCAACATATCGACCGCCGAGGATCCCGCGGAAATTAATCTCGAAGGCATCAACCAGGTCAATGTGAACGACAAGGTCGGACTGACTTTCGCCGAGGCCTTGAAAGCATTTCTGCGCCAGGACCCCGACGTCATCATGGTGGGCGAGATTCGTGACCTCGAGACGGCCGGTATCGCGATCAAGGCCGCGCAAACCGGCCACCTGGTGCTCTCCACGTTACATACCAACGATGCGCCACAGACGCTGACCCGGTTAATGAACATGGGCGTGCCCGCCTTTAACATCGCGACCTCGGTCAGCCTGATCATCGCGCAGCGTCTTGGCAGGCGCCTGTGCGGCGATTGTAAAACCGTGGATGATCTGCCCAAGGAGGTCCTGGTGAAAGAGGGTTTTACCAAGGAAGACCTTGGTGAAGATTTCAAAATCTACAAGGCCGTGGGTTGCGATAAATGCACGGGTGGCTACAAGGGCCGGGTCGGTATTTACCAGGTCATGGGAATTTCAGAGGAAATGGGGCGGCTGATCATGGGCGGCGCCAACTCGATCGACCTCGCCGATCAGGCGAGAAAAGAAGGCATCGACGATCTGCGTCGATCTGCCCTCAAAAAGGTAAAACAAGGCCTTATCAGCCTTGAAGAAGCAAACCGGGTAACAAAGGACTAA